A region from the Thiohalophilus sp. genome encodes:
- the frr gene encoding ribosome recycling factor, whose protein sequence is MINDIKKDAESRMGKSIESLKTELTKLRTGRAHTSLLDHVMVEYYGSQVPLNQVANISVADARTLTVQPWEKPMVQKVEKAIMESDLGLNPATSGEIIRVPLPALTEERRKDMIKLVRQEGENTKVAIRNIRRDAISDFKGLLKEKEITEDEEHKAEDDMQKLTDKYIAKVDEALEAKEKDLMEI, encoded by the coding sequence ATGATTAATGATATTAAAAAAGATGCTGAGTCCCGTATGGGCAAGAGCATTGAATCGTTGAAAACCGAACTGACCAAATTGCGCACCGGGCGGGCCCATACCAGCCTGCTGGATCATGTCATGGTCGAGTACTACGGTTCCCAGGTACCTTTGAATCAGGTGGCCAACATTTCCGTCGCGGACGCCCGTACCCTGACGGTGCAACCCTGGGAAAAACCGATGGTCCAAAAGGTCGAGAAAGCGATTATGGAGTCTGATCTGGGATTGAATCCGGCGACTTCCGGCGAAATCATCCGGGTACCGCTGCCGGCACTGACCGAGGAACGTCGCAAGGATATGATTAAGCTGGTCCGCCAGGAAGGCGAGAATACCAAGGTGGCTATTCGCAATATCCGCCGCGATGCGATTAGCGATTTCAAAGGCCTGCTGAAGGAAAAGGAAATCACCGAGGACGAGGAACACAAGGCCGAAGACGATATGCAAAAACTCACGGACAAATATATCGCCAAAGTCGATGAGGCACTGGAAGCCAAGGAAAAGGATCTGATGGAGATCTGA
- the rseP gene encoding RIP metalloprotease RseP, with protein sequence MLEFAYFTLAFLVAISILIAVHEFGHFWVAKKLGVKVLRYSIGFGRPIWRTVRGPDRTEYVIAALPLGGYVQMLDEKDGEVKEAEKPRAFNRQPVWKRFAIVAAGPAFNFLFAIVAFWLMFVIGTNALKPVIGEVAEDSPAAVAGLQPEQEIIAINDEPTPVWEVAMGRLLPAVVDRESISLTLRSPSGSVSQHQLPLDQIDGELDPDNLFELIGFQPWRPRVEAQVGQVLEGSPAEQAGLQKSDRILAIDGRQIELFTDMSDYVRQRPGVPLDFKVARGESIVNMTITPRAIEHEGKTIGQLGIGALNPGNIPDDMVVYYDYSVFGAIGKSITQTGDMTLLTLKMLGKLVTGEVSVKNLSGPINIARHAGLSASAGINRFLNFLAIVSISLGILNLLPIPILDGGHLLFYIVEIFKGSPVSEQTEMTGRMIGIFLLVMLMGLAFYNDIMRLVGN encoded by the coding sequence ATGCTGGAGTTTGCTTATTTTACTCTGGCATTTCTGGTGGCGATCAGCATCTTGATCGCTGTGCATGAATTTGGCCATTTCTGGGTCGCCAAAAAGCTCGGCGTCAAGGTTTTGCGCTATTCGATCGGTTTCGGGCGACCCATCTGGCGTACGGTGCGCGGTCCGGACAGGACTGAATATGTGATTGCGGCCTTGCCACTGGGCGGTTATGTCCAGATGCTGGATGAGAAGGACGGCGAGGTTAAAGAGGCAGAGAAACCGCGCGCCTTTAATCGCCAACCGGTATGGAAGCGTTTTGCCATTGTCGCCGCCGGCCCGGCATTCAACTTCCTGTTTGCGATTGTGGCATTCTGGCTGATGTTCGTTATCGGTACCAATGCACTTAAACCGGTGATCGGCGAGGTCGCGGAAGACTCCCCGGCGGCCGTTGCCGGTCTGCAACCAGAACAGGAAATTATCGCGATTAATGATGAACCGACTCCGGTCTGGGAAGTGGCCATGGGACGACTGTTACCGGCCGTGGTTGATCGCGAATCGATCAGCCTGACATTACGTAGTCCTTCCGGCTCGGTGTCACAGCATCAATTGCCGCTGGATCAAATCGATGGTGAACTGGATCCGGATAACTTGTTTGAATTGATCGGCTTTCAACCCTGGCGGCCACGGGTCGAGGCCCAGGTTGGCCAGGTTCTGGAAGGTTCTCCGGCAGAGCAGGCCGGTTTGCAAAAAAGCGATCGAATTCTGGCAATCGACGGGCGACAAATCGAGCTGTTCACCGACATGTCGGACTATGTGCGCCAGCGGCCCGGCGTGCCGCTGGACTTCAAGGTTGCCCGCGGCGAATCGATTGTGAATATGACCATCACGCCACGGGCGATCGAACATGAAGGTAAAACCATCGGTCAGCTTGGCATCGGCGCCCTCAATCCCGGAAACATTCCGGATGATATGGTTGTCTATTATGATTACTCAGTGTTTGGCGCGATTGGCAAGTCAATCACACAAACCGGTGATATGACCCTGTTAACCCTCAAGATGCTGGGCAAACTGGTTACCGGTGAAGTGTCTGTCAAAAATCTCAGCGGGCCGATTAATATTGCCCGGCATGCCGGTCTCTCGGCGAGTGCCGGTATAAACCGGTTTTTGAATTTTCTGGCAATTGTCAGCATCAGTCTGGGAATATTAAACCTGCTGCCGATTCCGATTCTCGATGGTGGACACTTGCTGTTTTATATTGTCGAAATTTTCAAGGGCAGCCCCGTATCAGAGCAGACCGAAATGACCGGGCGCATGATTGGTATATTTTTGCTCGTCATGCTCATGGGGCTGGCGTTTTACAACGATATAATGCGATTGGTTGGAAACTAG
- the ispC gene encoding 1-deoxy-D-xylulose-5-phosphate reductoisomerase, producing the protein MKQITILGATGSIGLSTLDVIARHPDQFAVFALTANTQVERLYQQCRQYRPVYAVMFDTQAAEQLQHKLQQDGLETKVLAGLDGLVEVASHAGTDYVMAAIVGAAGLQPTLAAARAGKRVLLANKEALVMSGKLFMDAIKQNDAQLLPIDSEHNAIFQCLTGQLADKVQNLGVRRILLTGSGGPFRQTPLNQLQTVTPEQAVAHPNWDMGQKISVDSATMMNKGLELIEACWLFDTTPDFIQIVVHPQSVVHSMVEYDDGSVLAQMGQPDMRTPIAHALAWPKRMDSGVARLNLFDVAHLDFEPPDYERFPCLQLAEQAAREGGTTPAILNAANEVAVQAFLDKELDFPGIAEVVESVLGVMSGRQADDLATILADDEQARLRAHEFIVQAHSKVQ; encoded by the coding sequence ATGAAACAGATCACTATTCTGGGCGCCACCGGTTCGATTGGCCTGAGCACACTGGATGTCATTGCTCGTCATCCGGATCAGTTTGCTGTGTTTGCTCTGACAGCCAACACCCAGGTTGAGCGCCTGTATCAGCAATGCCGGCAATACCGTCCTGTGTATGCCGTGATGTTTGATACGCAGGCGGCTGAACAACTGCAGCACAAACTACAACAGGACGGTCTGGAGACAAAGGTTCTGGCTGGTCTTGATGGGCTGGTTGAAGTGGCCTCGCATGCCGGTACCGACTATGTGATGGCTGCCATCGTCGGTGCGGCCGGCCTGCAACCGACGCTGGCGGCTGCCCGCGCCGGCAAGCGGGTGCTGCTGGCCAACAAGGAAGCGCTGGTGATGTCCGGCAAGCTGTTCATGGATGCGATAAAGCAGAATGATGCCCAACTGTTGCCGATTGACAGCGAACACAATGCCATATTCCAGTGCCTCACGGGGCAGCTGGCTGATAAGGTACAGAATCTTGGGGTCAGGCGCATTTTACTGACCGGCTCCGGTGGTCCGTTTCGGCAAACCCCGTTAAACCAGTTGCAAACGGTGACTCCCGAACAGGCCGTGGCCCATCCCAACTGGGATATGGGGCAGAAGATTTCGGTTGACTCGGCCACCATGATGAACAAAGGCCTGGAGCTGATCGAAGCCTGCTGGCTATTCGATACCACGCCGGATTTCATCCAGATTGTGGTCCATCCGCAAAGTGTGGTGCACTCGATGGTCGAATATGACGACGGCTCTGTACTGGCGCAGATGGGGCAGCCCGATATGCGTACTCCGATTGCCCATGCCCTGGCCTGGCCGAAACGAATGGACTCAGGCGTTGCACGCCTGAATCTGTTCGATGTTGCCCATCTGGATTTTGAACCACCGGACTATGAACGTTTCCCCTGTTTGCAACTGGCGGAACAGGCCGCGCGCGAGGGCGGTACGACTCCGGCGATCCTTAATGCCGCCAATGAAGTTGCCGTGCAGGCTTTCCTGGATAAAGAGCTGGATTTCCCGGGGATTGCGGAAGTCGTCGAATCGGTGCTGGGTGTGATGTCCGGACGCCAAGCCGACGATCTGGCGACTATTCTGGCCGATGATGAACAGGCCCGGCTGCGGGCGCACGAGTTCATCGTTCAGGCTCACAGCAAGGTGCAATAA
- the pyrH gene encoding UMP kinase, translating into MAKTPIYKRILLKLSGEALMGDHEYGIDPAVIHSIAADVKQLNQAGVQVAMVIGGGNIFRGVNLASEGMDRVTADHMGMLATVINALALQDAIKRQELAVRVMSALPIHTVCEDYIRLRAIRHLEKQRVVVFAAGTGNPFFTTDTAASLRGIEIGADVVVKGTKVDGVYSSDPVKDPSARLFEKLDYDEVIEQKLAVMDTTAIVLCRDNHIPIRVFNMTKQGALMRLVMGENEGTLVE; encoded by the coding sequence ATATATAAACGAATACTGCTCAAACTGAGCGGCGAAGCCCTGATGGGCGATCACGAATATGGCATCGATCCGGCGGTAATCCATTCGATTGCGGCTGATGTCAAACAACTCAATCAGGCCGGTGTGCAGGTGGCCATGGTTATCGGTGGTGGGAACATTTTCCGGGGCGTTAACCTTGCCTCGGAAGGGATGGACCGGGTTACCGCCGATCATATGGGCATGCTCGCAACCGTCATCAACGCTCTTGCGTTGCAGGATGCGATAAAACGCCAGGAATTGGCGGTGCGAGTCATGTCGGCGTTACCGATCCATACCGTATGCGAAGATTACATTCGTCTGCGTGCGATTCGCCATCTGGAAAAACAGCGTGTCGTGGTATTCGCGGCCGGAACCGGGAACCCGTTTTTCACGACCGACACGGCGGCCAGTTTACGTGGCATCGAAATTGGAGCGGATGTTGTGGTCAAGGGGACCAAGGTCGATGGCGTTTATTCCTCCGATCCGGTCAAGGATCCTTCGGCCAGGCTTTTTGAAAAACTGGATTATGATGAGGTCATTGAGCAGAAGCTGGCGGTTATGGATACCACGGCAATCGTTCTGTGCCGGGATAACCATATCCCGATACGCGTGTTTAACATGACCAAGCAGGGCGCCTTGATGCGGCTGGTTATGGGTGAAAATGAAGGCACGCTGGTCGAATAG
- a CDS encoding isoprenyl transferase, whose product MSSTAQDINSEGRDGYVSTPRHVAIIMDGNGRWAQKRHLPRFAGHKAGVEAVREVVKACGEKGVQVLTLFAFSSENWRRPQKEVGLLMDLFLTALEHEVKKLHKNEVQLRIIGDTSAFPDKICKRIEQAEALTAGNHQLVLNIAANYGGKWDVTQAVQQLANKVQQGELTPEQIDDEHIAAHLSMRDLPEPDLFIRTGGEQRISNFLIWQLAYTELYFTDVLWPDFDRDELEKALDSFACRQRRFGRTGEQVEQLKHA is encoded by the coding sequence ATGAGCAGTACAGCCCAGGACATAAACAGTGAGGGACGAGACGGTTACGTCAGTACACCCCGCCACGTCGCCATTATTATGGATGGTAATGGACGCTGGGCCCAGAAACGGCATCTGCCGCGCTTTGCCGGCCATAAAGCCGGCGTTGAGGCCGTGCGGGAGGTTGTCAAAGCCTGTGGTGAAAAGGGTGTCCAGGTACTGACCCTGTTTGCCTTCTCCAGCGAAAACTGGCGACGTCCGCAAAAAGAGGTCGGGTTATTAATGGACCTTTTTCTCACGGCGCTGGAGCACGAGGTTAAAAAATTACATAAGAACGAAGTGCAACTGCGTATTATTGGCGACACCAGCGCTTTTCCCGATAAAATCTGCAAACGTATTGAGCAGGCAGAAGCACTTACCGCTGGCAATCATCAGCTGGTGTTGAATATCGCTGCCAACTATGGCGGAAAATGGGATGTCACTCAGGCGGTACAGCAGCTCGCGAACAAGGTTCAGCAGGGCGAACTGACACCTGAGCAAATTGATGATGAGCATATTGCCGCTCATCTGAGTATGCGTGATTTGCCCGAGCCGGATCTGTTTATCCGCACGGGTGGCGAACAACGCATCAGTAATTTTCTAATCTGGCAACTGGCCTATACTGAACTGTATTTCACCGATGTTCTGTGGCCGGACTTCGATCGTGATGAGCTGGAAAAGGCACTGGACTCTTTTGCCTGTCGTCAGCGTCGTTTCGGTCGAACCGGTGAACAGGTGGAGCAGCTCAAACATGCTTAA
- a CDS encoding phosphatidate cytidylyltransferase — protein sequence MFCGRTSIVMSWKRHWTLLPVVSVVSVEPVNRWSSSNMLKQRVITALILAPLLIWGIFSLPESGFIILLLAVFSVAAWEWSRLSGLTQPGSRLFYVVILFVLMGLAGFVFSSHPVLIDILYLVIGGLWLLILPGLFYYQHHEVTRSGFSLFKLIAGAGIILGPFVALLVLRHRDPFGPQWVMYLLLLIWIADSGAYFSGRAFGKHKLLYNVSPGKSWEGVAGGLLGCLVLALVAGWWFELGVMHYAWFVVVSLVVVLFSVAGDLVESLFKRQAEVKDSGHILPGHGGILDRIDSLTAAAPVFASGLYLVGLFI from the coding sequence ATGTTCTGTGGCCGGACTTCGATCGTGATGAGCTGGAAAAGGCACTGGACTCTTTTGCCTGTCGTCAGCGTCGTTTCGGTCGAACCGGTGAACAGGTGGAGCAGCTCAAACATGCTTAAACAGCGGGTAATTACCGCTCTGATCCTTGCGCCTCTGTTGATCTGGGGGATATTCTCCCTGCCTGAGTCAGGGTTTATCATCCTGCTGCTGGCCGTTTTCAGTGTTGCTGCATGGGAGTGGAGCCGCTTGTCCGGATTGACACAACCCGGATCCCGTCTGTTTTATGTTGTCATACTGTTCGTATTGATGGGACTTGCCGGCTTCGTGTTTTCTTCCCATCCTGTTCTGATCGACATCCTTTATCTTGTTATTGGTGGTTTGTGGTTGCTCATATTGCCTGGTCTTTTTTATTACCAGCATCACGAGGTCACACGTTCGGGTTTCAGTCTTTTCAAACTGATCGCCGGTGCCGGTATTATCCTTGGGCCATTTGTCGCGTTACTGGTCCTGCGCCATCGTGATCCGTTTGGCCCGCAATGGGTGATGTATTTGCTGCTCCTGATCTGGATCGCGGACAGTGGTGCCTATTTCTCCGGTCGTGCCTTTGGCAAACACAAACTCCTGTATAACGTTAGCCCCGGTAAAAGCTGGGAAGGCGTAGCCGGTGGTCTGCTGGGCTGCCTGGTACTGGCGCTGGTTGCCGGCTGGTGGTTCGAACTGGGCGTAATGCACTATGCATGGTTTGTGGTTGTCAGTCTGGTCGTTGTGTTGTTTTCAGTAGCCGGTGATCTGGTTGAAAGTCTGTTCAAACGTCAGGCGGAAGTGAAAGACAGCGGTCATATCCTGCCGGGCCATGGTGGTATACTGGATCGTATCGACAGTCTGACCGCGGCCGCCCCCGTGTTTGCCAGTGGCCTGTATCTGGTGGGGCTGTTCATATGA